One genomic region from Myxococcus stipitatus encodes:
- a CDS encoding complex I 51 kDa subunit family protein, with product MEHGESTPERASFYHLGPGPLGFKACHGTACFVARHLHPERWRQAVSAPARVYCLGNCHAAPATTREESRPAARVLAPTAIALQRLANGGARSLDEAIHQGGYQVLERALSSRPEDLITEIERSGLRGRGGAGFPTGRKLRAVATAPGTRRHVVVNADEGDSGAYIDRFLMEEDPHAVLEGLLLAAYAVGARQATVYVRKEYPLAACVLHVALHEARRAGLVGPRILDSGFSCEVHLEVGQGSYLCGEETALLNALEGRRPFVRARPPYPAQSGLLGQPTLVQNVETLVNLPWIVRHGGNAHAALGIPGSRGTKVLSLNSLFHRPGLYEVEFGVPIRTVVEELGGGLRTGPLRGVLIGGPLAGILPPSLLDTPLGFDELRAVGASVGHGGVVAFDANTSIAALVHHVFAFGAYESCGKCTPCRLGARHVERLFARVLQVDSVPRAETGGWEDIVEALRLTSLCGHGTGLGEFASSVLRYYRAEVESCFT from the coding sequence ATGGAACACGGAGAGAGCACACCCGAGCGGGCATCCTTCTACCACCTCGGGCCCGGCCCCTTGGGGTTCAAGGCCTGCCACGGCACAGCCTGCTTCGTGGCGCGCCACCTCCACCCCGAGCGTTGGCGCCAGGCGGTTAGCGCGCCAGCGCGCGTCTACTGTCTGGGCAATTGCCATGCAGCTCCCGCCACCACCCGCGAGGAGTCCCGCCCCGCCGCGCGGGTGCTGGCCCCCACGGCCATCGCGCTCCAGCGGCTCGCCAACGGTGGGGCGCGCTCCCTTGACGAGGCCATCCACCAAGGGGGCTATCAAGTGCTGGAACGGGCACTGTCGTCGCGGCCCGAGGACCTCATCACCGAGATCGAGCGCTCCGGCCTGCGCGGCCGCGGGGGCGCGGGCTTCCCCACGGGCCGCAAACTGCGCGCCGTGGCCACCGCGCCGGGCACGCGGAGGCACGTGGTCGTCAACGCGGATGAGGGCGACTCCGGCGCCTACATCGACCGGTTCCTCATGGAGGAGGACCCGCACGCCGTGCTGGAGGGCCTCCTGCTCGCCGCATACGCGGTCGGTGCTCGCCAGGCGACCGTCTACGTGCGCAAGGAGTACCCGCTGGCCGCCTGCGTCCTGCACGTGGCCCTGCACGAGGCCCGGCGGGCGGGGCTCGTGGGCCCGAGGATCCTGGACAGTGGGTTCTCGTGCGAGGTGCATCTGGAAGTGGGCCAGGGCAGCTATCTCTGTGGCGAGGAGACGGCGCTGCTCAACGCGCTGGAGGGACGTCGCCCCTTCGTGCGCGCTCGACCGCCCTACCCCGCGCAATCGGGCCTCCTCGGCCAGCCCACGCTGGTGCAAAACGTGGAGACCCTGGTCAACCTGCCGTGGATTGTTCGCCACGGGGGCAACGCCCATGCCGCGCTGGGAATCCCCGGCAGTCGCGGGACGAAGGTGCTGTCGCTCAACTCGCTCTTCCACCGTCCGGGACTCTATGAAGTGGAGTTCGGGGTCCCCATACGCACCGTGGTGGAGGAGTTGGGCGGGGGACTGCGGACAGGGCCGTTGCGCGGGGTCCTGATTGGAGGGCCTCTCGCGGGCATCCTCCCACCCTCGCTCCTGGACACGCCCCTGGGCTTCGACGAGCTCAGGGCCGTGGGCGCCTCGGTGGGGCACGGAGGCGTGGTCGCCTTCGACGCCAACACCTCCATCGCCGCGCTGGTGCATCACGTCTTCGCCTTCGGCGCCTACGAGTCGTGCGGCAAGTGCACGCCGTGCAGGCTGGGCGCGCGGCACGTGGAGCGGCTGTTCGCGCGAGTCCTGCAGGTGGACTCCGTGCCCCGCGCCGAAACCGGCGGCTGGGAGGACATCGTCGAGGCGCTGCGCCTGACCAGCCTGTGTGGCCACGGCACCGGACTGGGGGAGTTCGCCTCGAGCGTCCTGCGCTACTACCGCGCGGAGGTGGAGTCATGCTTCACGTAA
- a CDS encoding DUF1552 domain-containing protein produces MSNTPVFRWDRRMFLRGAGGAVLALPLLPSLLSPREAKAQAAQRSKCFVHFRTPHGAIFGANMWPGDSALTQTLFYADHDVRRGDLVATPDASGDAVISRVLTAKSSVLTPTLVSKMNILRGLDYPLYMGHNFGAPLGYYDFDKQRPGSPRATIDQVMAYSPAFYPSVASVRKRSVAIAGSGTSSGSWGYSTPGVRSSGVASSSISGTESSLSLFDTLLAGTSSPGTARTPVVDKVLESYRRLRNGNGRLSSEDRMRLDQHIDAVAELQRRLETTTTGCQVPARPTTDNLSLRNSGSFAGDPAKNVEYFRLINEVLAVAMNCGVCRIATISIDENNQNLTFTTRAPQGEDWHNNVVHPSTVAGANQDLVVQFNQVFFSQVFLDLVSRFERFSNGVGGTLLDDSLLAWGQENGNTPHFSFSVPVVTAGSAGGALKTGNYCDYRNITRKVSGDSSTGSEGNFLWSGLLHNQWLGTALQAMGIPKSEWSETDHPGYGWKASYQSTYEYFFTNKGFTSAQAYPASMWQKTGEMLPFLSA; encoded by the coding sequence GTGAGCAATACACCTGTCTTCCGATGGGACCGCCGCATGTTCCTGCGCGGCGCGGGCGGAGCCGTGCTGGCGTTGCCGCTGCTCCCATCCCTCTTGAGTCCTCGCGAAGCGAAAGCCCAGGCCGCCCAGCGCTCGAAGTGCTTCGTGCATTTCAGGACCCCACACGGCGCCATCTTCGGCGCGAACATGTGGCCGGGGGACTCGGCGCTGACGCAGACCCTGTTCTACGCGGACCATGACGTCCGGCGGGGAGACCTGGTCGCGACGCCCGACGCGAGCGGTGATGCGGTCATCAGCCGGGTGCTGACCGCGAAGTCGTCCGTGCTCACGCCCACGCTCGTCTCGAAGATGAACATCCTGCGGGGGCTCGACTACCCCCTGTACATGGGCCACAACTTCGGCGCCCCGCTGGGCTACTACGACTTCGACAAGCAGCGGCCCGGCTCCCCTCGGGCGACCATCGACCAGGTGATGGCCTACTCACCGGCCTTCTACCCGAGCGTCGCCTCCGTCCGGAAGCGAAGCGTCGCCATCGCCGGCTCGGGAACCTCGAGCGGCAGCTGGGGGTACAGCACCCCCGGGGTTCGCTCCTCCGGGGTCGCTTCGAGCTCCATCAGCGGCACCGAGAGCTCGCTCTCGCTCTTCGACACCTTGCTGGCGGGCACCAGCAGCCCCGGCACCGCCCGGACTCCCGTGGTGGACAAGGTCCTCGAAAGCTACCGGCGGCTGCGCAACGGCAACGGTCGGCTCTCGTCCGAGGACAGGATGCGGCTGGACCAGCACATCGACGCGGTCGCGGAGCTGCAGCGCCGGCTGGAGACCACCACCACCGGCTGCCAGGTGCCGGCCCGTCCCACCACCGACAACCTGTCGCTGCGCAACTCCGGCTCCTTCGCGGGAGACCCCGCGAAGAACGTCGAGTACTTCCGGCTCATCAACGAGGTGCTCGCCGTGGCGATGAACTGCGGCGTCTGCCGTATCGCCACCATCAGCATCGACGAGAACAACCAGAACCTGACGTTCACCACTCGCGCGCCCCAGGGAGAGGACTGGCACAACAACGTCGTTCATCCCTCCACGGTGGCCGGGGCGAACCAGGACCTGGTGGTCCAGTTCAACCAGGTCTTCTTCTCGCAAGTGTTCCTCGACCTCGTCTCCCGCTTCGAGCGGTTCTCGAACGGCGTGGGGGGGACCCTGCTGGATGACTCGCTGCTCGCGTGGGGACAGGAGAATGGCAATACGCCCCACTTCTCCTTCTCCGTCCCGGTCGTGACCGCCGGGAGCGCGGGGGGCGCCCTCAAGACGGGCAACTACTGCGACTACCGGAACATCACGCGCAAGGTGAGCGGCGACTCGAGCACGGGCAGCGAGGGCAACTTCCTGTGGTCGGGCCTCCTCCACAACCAGTGGCTCGGCACCGCGCTCCAGGCGATGGGTATTCCGAAATCGGAGTGGAGCGAAACCGACCACCCCGGCTACGGCTGGAAGGCGTCATACCAGTCGACCTACGAATACTTCTTCACGAACAAGGGCTTCACCTCGGCGCAGGCCTATCCGGCGTCGATGTGGCAGAAGACCGGAGAGATGCTGCCGTTCCTCTCGGCCTGA
- a CDS encoding alpha/beta fold hydrolase — MRRRQFLYLTGAAFTAGVVGACVSRVDTGHGVVGAAASPRTAAEAFRAARRFADLPFGQIAYVERGEGNAALFLHGAPLNGFQWRGAMERLSAHRRCIAPDFMGLGYSRIPEHQSLAADAQAAMLVALLDALAIPQVDIVASDSGGTVAQLLVVRHPERVRTLLLTNCDTEPNSPPPKVKPIIEMARTGTLADSTAQWLTDKALARSTFGASVFRDPSRFADETIEYYASPLVSSPLRRAQYHAFHLALEPNPLAGMEALLRRSQVPVRIVWGDGDDIFPPEDAHYLDRTFPRSQGIRFVPGGKLFFQEEFPDVIAEEAERLWRLG, encoded by the coding sequence ATGAGACGCAGACAGTTCTTGTACTTGACCGGCGCCGCTTTCACCGCCGGTGTCGTGGGTGCGTGTGTGTCGCGCGTGGACACCGGCCACGGAGTGGTGGGCGCCGCCGCGTCGCCACGGACGGCCGCGGAGGCCTTTCGCGCGGCGCGCCGTTTCGCCGACCTGCCGTTCGGCCAGATTGCCTATGTCGAACGCGGCGAGGGGAACGCGGCCTTGTTCCTCCACGGCGCCCCACTCAACGGCTTTCAGTGGCGGGGTGCGATGGAGCGGCTGTCCGCGCACCGGCGCTGCATCGCCCCTGACTTCATGGGCCTGGGATACTCGCGAATCCCCGAGCACCAGTCGCTGGCGGCGGATGCCCAGGCCGCCATGCTCGTGGCCTTGTTGGATGCACTCGCGATTCCCCAGGTGGACATCGTCGCCAGCGACAGCGGCGGCACGGTCGCGCAGTTGCTCGTGGTCCGTCATCCCGAGCGTGTCCGGACGCTGCTCCTGACGAACTGCGACACCGAGCCCAACAGCCCGCCCCCCAAGGTCAAGCCGATCATCGAGATGGCGCGTACCGGAACCCTCGCGGATTCAACCGCCCAGTGGCTGACCGACAAGGCGCTGGCGCGCTCGACGTTCGGCGCGTCTGTCTTCCGGGACCCCAGCCGCTTCGCGGACGAGACCATCGAGTACTACGCGTCGCCGCTGGTGAGCTCGCCCTTGCGCAGGGCGCAATACCACGCGTTCCACCTGGCCCTGGAGCCCAACCCACTGGCTGGGATGGAGGCACTGCTCCGGCGCAGTCAGGTCCCGGTGCGAATCGTGTGGGGGGATGGCGATGACATCTTCCCACCCGAGGATGCCCACTACCTCGACCGCACGTTCCCCCGCTCCCAGGGCATCCGCTTCGTGCCCGGGGGCAAGCTGTTCTTCCAAGAGGAGTTTCCCGACGTCATCGCCGAGGAGGCCGAGCGCTTGTGGCGCCTTGGCTGA
- the fdhF gene encoding formate dehydrogenase subunit alpha: MLHVTIDGQPRECAPGTILQGLASLGLHVPALCDDPRLAPVGACRTCVVEVDGHAQPVAACTTPLTEGMVVRTRSPLLEAQRKVLLRLLAAEYPAEAMARHPGKPFHQLLREYGLEGEARGEHRPELRDDSHPYIHVDMSQCIHCYRCVRICDEVQGQFVWRVWNRGARTRILPDGPSLKESSCVSCGACVDSCPSGALEDRTLLDKGWPEAWTRTTCAYCGVGCEMDVGTRGGRILTVRPSREGPSNRGHLCSKGRYAFGFGEAPDRVTVPLLREPGGWRRATWDEALGFLAERLSRVRQRHGADSVGMLGSARATNEENYLAQKLARVVLGTNNVDCCARVCHAPSAAALNDMLGTGASTNAFEDVEHARTLLVAGSNATECHPVVGARIKQAALRGARLIVIDSRRTELARHADIHLQPRAGTDVPLLNALAHVVVAEGLCAEDFLRERVDAVEGFRDFIASWTPERAAALCGVAPEAIRQAARLYAMHGPSMSVHGLGMTEHVRGTETVMALVNLALLTGNLGGPGMGINPLRGQNNVQGSAHMGCEPRHLTGYAPLEMNRARFEAAWGARLPTTPGLDLMRMMEAAREGKLKALWAFGYDVLLTNPTARATRAALERLELVVVQDIFLDETARAVGHVFLPACTAFEKDGTFMNGERRVQRVRRALSPVGESLPDWEILRRAAKALGHLEGFDFNSPQEVWDEVRRVWPAGAGISYARLEAGGLQWPCPDESHPGTRRLHTHGFARGPRAPLRLIDYTPSPEVCTEEYPFVLMTGRRLYQFNAGTMTSRTPHAALQPGDWLDMAMEDARRLGLEEGARVHVRSRHGEAMLRVRETDALRPGELFTTFHTADIFINEVIGPHQDPITHTPCYKVTAVRVERAE, from the coding sequence ATGCTTCACGTAACCATCGACGGCCAGCCGCGCGAATGCGCGCCAGGCACCATCCTCCAAGGGCTGGCGTCGCTGGGGCTCCACGTCCCCGCGCTCTGCGACGACCCGCGGCTGGCGCCGGTCGGGGCCTGTCGCACGTGTGTCGTGGAAGTGGACGGCCACGCGCAGCCGGTCGCCGCATGCACCACGCCCCTGACGGAGGGCATGGTGGTCCGGACCCGCTCGCCGTTGTTGGAGGCCCAGCGCAAGGTCCTGCTGCGGCTGCTCGCCGCGGAGTACCCCGCCGAAGCGATGGCGCGCCACCCGGGCAAGCCCTTCCACCAGTTGCTGCGTGAATACGGTCTGGAGGGAGAGGCGCGCGGCGAGCACCGGCCGGAGCTCCGCGACGACTCGCACCCGTACATCCACGTGGACATGTCCCAGTGCATTCATTGCTACCGCTGCGTGCGCATCTGCGACGAGGTGCAGGGACAGTTCGTCTGGCGGGTATGGAACCGGGGCGCGCGGACACGCATCCTCCCGGATGGCCCCTCGTTGAAGGAGAGTTCGTGTGTCTCCTGTGGCGCGTGCGTGGACAGTTGCCCCTCCGGCGCGCTGGAGGACCGGACACTGCTGGACAAGGGCTGGCCCGAGGCGTGGACCCGGACGACGTGTGCCTACTGCGGAGTGGGCTGTGAGATGGACGTGGGGACGCGCGGCGGCCGCATCCTCACCGTGCGCCCTTCCCGAGAGGGTCCTTCCAATCGGGGCCACCTGTGCTCGAAGGGCCGCTATGCCTTCGGTTTCGGCGAGGCCCCCGACCGCGTCACGGTCCCCCTGCTGCGCGAGCCGGGGGGCTGGCGGCGCGCGACATGGGACGAGGCCCTGGGCTTCCTGGCGGAGCGACTGTCGCGCGTGCGCCAGAGGCACGGCGCGGACTCGGTGGGAATGCTGGGCTCGGCGCGCGCCACGAACGAGGAGAACTACCTGGCGCAGAAGCTGGCCCGAGTGGTGCTGGGGACGAACAACGTGGACTGCTGCGCGCGCGTCTGCCATGCGCCGAGCGCGGCCGCGTTGAATGACATGCTGGGCACCGGCGCGTCCACCAACGCCTTCGAGGACGTGGAGCACGCGCGCACCCTGCTCGTGGCCGGCAGCAACGCGACGGAGTGCCACCCCGTCGTCGGCGCGAGAATCAAGCAGGCGGCGCTGCGAGGCGCGAGGCTCATCGTCATCGACTCACGCCGCACCGAGCTGGCTCGCCATGCGGACATCCATCTCCAGCCCCGGGCCGGCACGGACGTGCCCCTGCTCAACGCGCTGGCGCACGTGGTGGTGGCCGAGGGGCTGTGCGCGGAGGACTTCCTGCGCGAGCGCGTGGACGCCGTCGAGGGCTTCCGCGACTTCATCGCCAGTTGGACACCCGAGCGGGCGGCGGCGCTCTGCGGCGTGGCCCCGGAGGCCATCCGCCAGGCGGCGCGCCTTTACGCCATGCACGGACCGTCCATGAGCGTACACGGACTGGGCATGACCGAGCACGTCCGAGGCACGGAGACGGTGATGGCGCTCGTGAACCTGGCGCTGTTGACGGGCAACCTCGGCGGGCCGGGGATGGGCATCAACCCACTGCGCGGACAGAACAACGTGCAGGGCTCCGCCCACATGGGCTGCGAACCGCGCCATCTCACCGGCTACGCTCCGTTGGAGATGAACCGCGCGCGCTTCGAGGCCGCGTGGGGCGCGCGCCTGCCCACCACGCCAGGGCTGGACCTGATGCGGATGATGGAGGCCGCGCGCGAGGGGAAGCTGAAGGCGCTGTGGGCCTTCGGCTACGACGTGCTGCTCACCAACCCCACGGCCAGAGCCACCCGAGCGGCCCTGGAGCGGCTGGAGCTGGTGGTGGTGCAGGACATCTTCCTCGACGAGACGGCGCGCGCGGTCGGCCACGTCTTCCTGCCCGCGTGTACCGCGTTCGAGAAGGACGGCACGTTCATGAATGGAGAGCGGCGCGTGCAGCGGGTGCGCCGCGCGCTGTCGCCGGTAGGTGAGTCCCTGCCGGACTGGGAGATTCTCCGCCGCGCGGCGAAGGCGCTCGGGCACCTGGAGGGCTTCGACTTCAATTCCCCCCAGGAGGTCTGGGACGAGGTGCGGAGGGTGTGGCCCGCCGGCGCGGGCATCTCCTACGCGAGACTGGAAGCCGGCGGTTTGCAATGGCCCTGCCCCGACGAGTCCCATCCCGGCACCCGGCGGCTGCACACACACGGGTTCGCCCGAGGCCCTCGGGCACCGCTGCGCCTCATCGACTACACGCCATCCCCCGAGGTGTGCACGGAGGAATATCCCTTCGTTCTGATGACCGGCCGGCGTCTGTATCAGTTCAACGCCGGGACGATGACCTCGCGCACGCCCCACGCGGCACTCCAGCCCGGCGACTGGTTGGACATGGCCATGGAGGACGCACGGCGGCTGGGACTGGAGGAGGGCGCACGCGTACACGTGCGCAGCCGACACGGCGAGGCGATGCTGCGCGTGCGCGAGACGGACGCACTCCGCCCAGGGGAACTCTTCACCACGTTCCATACCGCCGACATCTTCATCAACGAGGTCATCGGTCCCCACCAGGACCCCATCACCCACACGCCCTGCTACAAGGTCACGGCCGTGCGCGTCGAG
- a CDS encoding FecR domain-containing protein — translation MSWGLAAAAAALALVVFFLRTPSARALGGLEVARASADLMAREDAAGVEIQGGEAALLDAARGITLRNQGPLVVRREPSGVRLVRGRAEFSVTHRQPGAPPAVVLVSGGAIEVMGTRFTVEEQGRGGTVTLHEGAIAFRRLSGEVVPVGLGQTLAWPLPEPVAPPAEPALREPAPAESGPSQPLVTPSPKVASPRVAATPVRAPSAEDVLRELEVLRGRHEFEQAARYLEDAMRRQPVATRERLSFELGSLLTYQLKDARRACSHWARHEQQFRRGHYAAAVQRARGTLSCEGRDRESTP, via the coding sequence GTGTCCTGGGGGCTCGCCGCTGCGGCGGCAGCGCTGGCCCTCGTGGTGTTCTTCCTGCGGACTCCCTCCGCGCGCGCGCTGGGAGGACTCGAGGTCGCGCGGGCCAGCGCCGACCTCATGGCGCGGGAAGACGCCGCGGGGGTGGAGATTCAAGGGGGCGAGGCCGCGCTGCTGGACGCGGCCCGAGGCATCACCCTCCGGAACCAGGGGCCGCTCGTCGTGCGTCGTGAACCCTCCGGGGTACGGCTGGTCCGCGGTCGGGCGGAGTTCTCGGTGACTCACCGCCAGCCAGGCGCGCCTCCGGCCGTCGTACTGGTGTCGGGCGGCGCCATCGAGGTCATGGGCACGCGCTTCACGGTGGAGGAGCAGGGGAGGGGAGGCACGGTCACCTTGCACGAAGGTGCCATCGCCTTTCGTCGTCTCAGTGGCGAGGTGGTTCCCGTGGGATTGGGGCAGACGTTGGCGTGGCCGCTTCCCGAGCCGGTGGCCCCACCCGCCGAGCCAGCCCTTCGCGAGCCAGCGCCTGCCGAGTCGGGACCGTCCCAGCCGCTGGTGACGCCCAGCCCGAAGGTGGCTTCTCCGCGCGTTGCGGCCACGCCGGTTCGTGCGCCCAGCGCGGAGGACGTCTTGCGAGAGCTGGAGGTCCTTCGCGGGCGGCACGAGTTCGAGCAGGCGGCGCGGTACCTCGAGGATGCGATGCGCAGGCAGCCGGTGGCGACGCGGGAGCGCCTCAGCTTCGAGCTGGGCTCACTGCTGACGTACCAGCTCAAGGACGCGCGGCGCGCCTGCTCCCACTGGGCCCGGCACGAACAACAGTTCCGGCGTGGGCACTACGCGGCGGCGGTCCAGCGTGCCCGTGGGACGCTGTCCTGCGAGGGTCGAGACCGCGAGAGCACGCCATGA
- a CDS encoding helix-turn-helix domain-containing protein, translating to MSDRPACYPSPPATLLSSTGAERLPLLDVLTSPVPSGVFQSPRDDRHVLCLHLGDPVPVSYRVGDRERQGTRLHGQFCVVPAGSSTRWTVSRPARSLLLRLRPSLMADASDAMGLGARGAELAPSIHIRDAQIEHIGWMMQAEDHDGYPGGRLFADSLATALATRLLALQSRKGASTSEPSRALPAWRLRHVLEYIEAHLDEDLTLAQLAGVAGFSLSHFKPLFKKATGVPVHRFVLGRRVERARMRLLEGRMSLTEIALEAGFAHSSHMARCMRRVLGVSPSQIARSAQ from the coding sequence ATGAGCGACAGACCCGCCTGCTACCCGAGCCCTCCAGCCACGCTGCTCTCGAGCACGGGGGCGGAGCGCTTGCCGCTGCTCGACGTGCTCACCTCCCCGGTGCCCTCTGGCGTGTTCCAGTCACCGCGGGATGACCGGCATGTCCTCTGTCTCCACCTGGGAGATCCCGTCCCGGTCTCCTATCGAGTGGGAGACCGCGAGCGGCAGGGGACCCGGCTCCATGGCCAGTTCTGCGTCGTGCCGGCCGGCTCGAGCACCCGTTGGACGGTGTCGCGGCCCGCGCGCTCATTGCTGCTGCGCCTGAGACCGTCGCTCATGGCGGACGCCTCGGACGCCATGGGCCTGGGCGCCCGGGGCGCCGAGCTGGCGCCCTCGATTCACATCCGGGACGCGCAGATCGAGCACATCGGCTGGATGATGCAGGCGGAGGACCATGACGGATATCCGGGAGGCCGGCTGTTTGCGGACAGCCTCGCCACCGCCCTGGCCACGCGCCTCCTCGCCCTCCAGTCGCGCAAGGGCGCCTCGACCTCCGAGCCATCCCGAGCGCTGCCAGCCTGGCGCCTGCGCCACGTGCTCGAATACATCGAGGCGCACCTGGATGAAGACCTCACCCTCGCCCAGCTCGCGGGTGTGGCGGGATTCAGCCTGTCGCACTTCAAACCGCTCTTCAAGAAGGCCACGGGAGTGCCGGTCCATCGCTTCGTCCTCGGACGGCGCGTGGAGCGCGCGCGGATGCGCTTGCTCGAAGGTCGGATGAGCCTGACGGAGATCGCCCTGGAGGCGGGCTTCGCCCACTCGAGCCACATGGCCCGCTGCATGCGTCGCGTGTTGGGGGTGAGTCCCTCGCAAATCGCACGTTCGGCGCAATGA
- a CDS encoding DUF1592 domain-containing protein, translating to MTLPRSVSILLLCAGVVACDGSAEYNHHPGGDEPDPPSTSDSVKPAPARFSCDANAVPADLPFPRLSRTQLMNSLRFAIARALPNEADALWAKLTPTLAQYPVDRRTPAPGDLKGGFSRLDQSIQQTQVDVMYDLGKAVAQELTSTDARRNALLGSCASDSQTTNDRACLETFIRGWGSRVLRYPLPPAEVTAFADVAGTTPVDRAAVADVITTLLNSPWFLYRVEHGTTAGQPVSPLSAFELAAKLSYQFWQAPPDDALWASAVDGSLLTESGFNAQLDRMMKSPQLRSSLDEFISEWLRLEELPSLVALRNDPVYQAFVGAEMPTDAARTAMFEDVQLSAWNTLVSGGSVSDFLHDRRSYTADPFLAAIYGVPVWDGTGPAPLIPSQNRSGLLTRPALLATGTASTRPIHKGYLVRNALLCQQVGAPPPNASDRPPAPTENMTTRQVVSQLTSGGSCGGCHNNTINPPGFVLEGFDALGRERDVERLYDKQGRQTATPSVDTSADVWLYDSEQRVISNAAELSRMIDDSQLFQSCVAQHYFRFAHARVESTSRDGCLLSELEAVARSGAPMADLLKTVAQHPTFKQRSFQ from the coding sequence ATGACGCTCCCTCGCTCCGTGAGCATCCTGCTTCTTTGCGCTGGCGTGGTCGCTTGTGATGGCTCCGCCGAGTACAACCATCACCCCGGTGGAGACGAACCGGATCCACCGTCCACGTCCGACTCCGTCAAGCCCGCGCCAGCCAGGTTCTCCTGCGACGCGAACGCCGTCCCCGCGGACCTTCCGTTCCCCCGGTTGTCCCGGACGCAGCTGATGAACTCGCTTCGCTTCGCCATCGCCCGCGCGCTGCCGAACGAGGCCGACGCCCTCTGGGCGAAGCTCACCCCCACCCTCGCCCAGTACCCCGTTGACCGGCGCACGCCCGCGCCCGGTGACTTGAAGGGCGGCTTCAGTCGGCTGGACCAATCCATCCAGCAGACCCAGGTCGACGTCATGTATGACCTGGGCAAGGCGGTGGCCCAGGAGCTCACCAGCACCGACGCGCGCCGCAACGCGCTCCTGGGAAGCTGCGCGAGCGACAGTCAGACAACCAACGACCGGGCCTGCCTGGAGACCTTCATCCGGGGATGGGGCTCCCGCGTCCTGCGCTACCCACTGCCGCCAGCGGAGGTCACCGCCTTCGCCGACGTCGCCGGGACCACTCCGGTGGACCGGGCGGCGGTGGCGGACGTCATCACCACCCTCCTGAACTCGCCCTGGTTCCTCTACCGGGTCGAGCATGGCACCACCGCCGGCCAGCCGGTGAGCCCCCTCTCCGCGTTCGAACTGGCCGCGAAGCTGTCCTACCAGTTCTGGCAGGCACCTCCGGACGACGCGCTCTGGGCCTCCGCGGTCGATGGCTCGCTCCTGACCGAGAGCGGCTTCAACGCCCAGCTCGACCGGATGATGAAGAGCCCCCAGCTGCGAAGCTCGTTGGACGAGTTCATCAGCGAGTGGCTGCGGCTCGAGGAGCTGCCGTCGCTCGTGGCGCTCCGGAACGACCCGGTCTACCAGGCCTTCGTCGGAGCGGAGATGCCCACGGACGCCGCGCGCACCGCGATGTTCGAGGACGTCCAGCTCTCCGCCTGGAACACCCTCGTGTCCGGTGGCTCGGTGAGCGACTTCCTTCATGACCGGAGGTCCTACACGGCGGACCCCTTCCTGGCCGCCATCTACGGCGTCCCCGTCTGGGATGGCACGGGTCCGGCGCCACTCATCCCGTCCCAGAACCGCAGCGGCCTGCTGACCCGCCCGGCGTTGCTGGCCACGGGGACCGCGTCGACGCGCCCCATCCACAAGGGCTACCTGGTGCGCAACGCCCTGCTCTGCCAGCAGGTCGGGGCCCCGCCTCCCAATGCCAGCGACAGGCCTCCCGCGCCGACGGAGAACATGACGACGCGGCAGGTGGTGTCCCAGCTCACCTCCGGAGGCAGCTGCGGCGGATGCCACAACAACACCATCAATCCACCCGGCTTCGTGCTGGAGGGGTTCGATGCGCTCGGACGGGAGCGCGACGTCGAACGGCTGTATGACAAACAGGGCCGCCAGACCGCTACGCCTTCCGTGGACACCTCGGCGGACGTGTGGCTCTACGACTCCGAGCAACGCGTCATCTCCAACGCCGCGGAGCTCTCGCGGATGATTGATGACAGCCAGCTCTTCCAGTCCTGCGTCGCGCAGCACTACTTCCGCTTCGCGCACGCTCGCGTGGAGTCCACGTCCCGCGATGGCTGTCTGCTCTCGGAGCTGGAGGCGGTCGCGCGCAGCGGCGCCCCCATGGCCGACCTGCTGAAGACCGTCGCCCAGCATCCCACGTTCAAGCAGAGGAGCTTCCAGTGA
- a CDS encoding RNA polymerase sigma factor: MSRALHSKAPLAPPARPVSFDTLYEEHAEDVYVWAMRYAAGRSGWAEDVTHDVFLKAWEHQAWLREEDVRGWLFRVTQNVAFSALRREKTFRQRIASFLFPVHPVETESTPESALARREAVSSATATLDRLPGQERVVMALKLLDDLSQREIAQLLSLSEGYVSKLISRAQGRLTAWGWEVDNGSP, encoded by the coding sequence ATGTCGCGTGCTCTCCACTCCAAGGCCCCGCTCGCCCCGCCCGCCCGGCCTGTGTCCTTCGACACGCTCTACGAGGAGCACGCCGAGGACGTCTACGTCTGGGCCATGCGGTATGCGGCCGGTCGTTCGGGCTGGGCCGAAGACGTCACACATGACGTCTTCCTCAAGGCCTGGGAGCACCAGGCCTGGCTGCGAGAGGAGGATGTGAGGGGCTGGCTCTTTCGCGTCACGCAGAACGTGGCGTTCTCGGCCCTGCGGCGCGAGAAGACGTTCCGACAGCGCATCGCCAGCTTCTTGTTTCCGGTGCACCCCGTGGAGACGGAGTCCACGCCGGAGTCGGCCCTCGCGCGGCGAGAGGCGGTGAGCAGCGCCACGGCGACGTTGGACCGGTTGCCGGGGCAGGAGCGGGTGGTGATGGCCTTGAAGCTTCTGGACGACCTGAGCCAGCGCGAGATTGCCCAGCTCCTCTCGCTGTCGGAGGGCTACGTGTCGAAGTTGATCAGCCGCGCCCAGGGCCGTCTGACGGCCTGGGGATGGGAGGTGGACAATGGCTCCCCGTGA